CCGTCGGGCTACGGCGGGGTCGAGACGATGCTCGCCTACCTGATCCCGGAGCTGCGGCGGCGCGGCCTCCGGGTGGTCCTGGGCACGGTCGGGGACAGCCGCATCGAGGTGGACGAGCGCGTGCACCGGTTCCAGGAGGGGCGCCACCGCCACATCGCCGAGCCCTACCACGACGCCGTGCACGTCACCCACGGCCACATGGACCGCATGCTCGACGTCATCAGGGACATGCCCGAGATCGACGTCGTCCACGACTTCCTGGAGGTCGTGGGGCCGAGCATGCTGGCCGGCCTCGGCCCCGCCGGGCCCCCGGTCCTGCACACCCTGCAGTGGGACCTGACCGGCCACGGCGACTACTACGAGGAGTTCGACGGCCACGGGCGGGTGCTGTTCAACGGCATCTCCGATCCCCAGATGCGGGCGGCGCCCGAGCGGCTCCTCAAGCAGAGCCTCGAGGTCGTCCACAACGGCATCGACGTGGACGACGTCGAGTACCGGCCCGTCAAGGGGGACTACGTCATCACCCTGGCCCGGTTCACCCCCGACAAGGGGCAGGACGTCGCGGCCCGCGTCTGCGCCGAGCTGGGGCTCACCCTGCGCATGGCCGGGACGGTCGGGGGCATCTCCACCCGGGAGCTGCTCGGCAAGGAGCTCCGCGACGACCCCGACAGCCCCCTCCACCACTACCGCGACGTCCAGTGGTACCGGCAGCTGGAGCGGGACTTCCCCGGGGCGGAATGGGTGGGCAACCTCGGCGGCGACGCCAAGCGGGAGTTCGTGGCCGGCGCCCGGGCGCTGCTCATGCCGATCCGCTGGGAGGAGCCGTTCGGGATGGCGGTGATCGAGGCCCTGGCCAGCGGCACGCCGGTGGTGGCCATGCGGCGGGGGGCGATGCCGGTCCTCATCGAGCACGGCCACAACGGCTTCCTCGCCGACGACGAGCGCGCGTTCAAGCACTACCTGGGGCGGGTCGGCGAGATCCGGCCCGAGGACTGCCGCCGGTCGGTGGCGGAGCGGTTCTCCGCCGCCGAGATGGCCGACCGCTACGTGGCCCGCTACGAGGAAGTCCTGGAACGCGCCGGCTGAACCTTCACAAAGCCCCCGATACCGCCAGCTGGCGCCGGCAGTTCCTGCCCGGCACGTCGGCCTGGACGTCCCCGGTGCTGCGCCGGGCCCGCGAGGGCGTTAGGCTCCAGCTGCCGCCAACCGCACATCTGCGTCAATCGGGGGGTCCGGGGCATGAGCGGGAGTTCACCGACCGACCCGCTGAGCAGCCACTGCCGCAGGGTGGCGAGAGAGATCGGCGCCGGGCGGGTGGTGCCGTTCCTGGGCGCCGGGGCCAACCTGTGCGGCCGTCCCGAGGAGCTGACCTGGCGGCCCGGCCAGTTCGACTGGCTGCCCAGCGGCAAGGAGCTCTCCAACTACCTGGCCCGCATGTTCGAGTACGAGGGCCGCAACGAGGACGACCTGGTCCGGGTGTCCCAGTACGTGACCCTGACCGTCGGCGCCTGGCCGCTGTACGAGGAGCTGCGGCGGCTCTTCGACGGCGACTACCCGCCGACCACGCTGCACCGGTTCCTGGCCGAGACCCCCGGCATCCTCCGCGGCCAGGGGTCGCCCCGGCCCTACCAGCTGATCGTGACCACCAACTACGACGACGTCCTGGAGCGCGCCTTCCGGGACATCGACGAGCCGTTCGACCTGGTCACCTACGACGCCGAGGGCCAGCAGCGGGGCAAGTTCACCCACCACCGCCACGACGGCCCGGCCACCACCATCTACGAGCCGAACACCTACTTCGACCTGACCACCGACGAGCGGACGGTGATCCTCAAGATCCACGGGGCGGTGGACCGGGCCGACCAGTCGCGCGACAGCTACGTCATCACCGAGGACCACTACATCGACTACCTGGCCCGGACCGACGTGTCCAAGCTGTTCCCGGTCACCCTGGTCGAGAAGCTGCGCCGCAGCCACTGCCTGTTCCTCGGCTACAGCCTGCGGGACTGGAACCTGCGGGTGATCCTCAACCGGATCTGGGGCGACGAGACGCTGCGCTCCAAGTCGTGGGCCATCCAGCTCAACCCCGACCCGGTGGACGAGGGGCTGTGGCGCTCGCGCGACGTGATGATCATGGACGTGCAGCTCGAGGAGTACATCGAGGGGGTCCGGGCGGCGCTGCTCACCCCGGCCGGCCGGGAAGGTGTCTGAGGTGGGCCCGGTCGCTCCCGGGGCGCTGATCCCGTACAAGGGCCTGTCGCCGTACGCCGAGGCCGACGCCCGCTTCTTCTTCGGCCGCGAGAACTCCCAGCGGATCATCCGGGCCAACCTGCTCGCCTACCCCCTCACCGTGCTGTACGGCGCCACCGGGGTCGGCAAGAGCTCGGTGCTGCGGGCCGGCGTCCTCCACCAGCTCCACCAGGAGGCGGTCGAGAACACCCGGCACCTGGGCCAGCCCGAGCTGGCGGCGGCGATCGTCAGCAACTGGCGCGACGAGCCCGTGGCCACCATCCACCGGAGCGTCAGGGAGCACCTGGCGGACCTGTACCCGGACGCCCTGCGACCCGACGACCCGCCCGGGCTGCGCGACGCCCTGAAGGGCTGGGCGGAGCGGGTGGGCGGCCCGATCCTGGTCATCCTCGACCAGTTCGAGGAGTACTTCCTGTACCGGGCCAGCGAGGAGGGCCCCGCCACCTTCGCCGAGCAGTTCCCCCTGATCGTCAACGACCGGGACGTCCTGGCCAACTTCCTGGTCGCCATCCGCGAGGACGCCCTGGCCTGGCTGGACCGGTTCAAGCGGCGCCTGCCCAACCTGCTCGACAACTACATCCGCATCCGCCACCTCGACAAGGAGTCGGCCACGCGGGCGATCGTCGGGCCGGTCGACGCCTGGAACCGGCTCCAGCCCGAGGCCGAGCGGGTCGAGCTGGAGACGGAGCTGGTCCCGGCGCTGCTCGACGACCTGAAGTTCGGCCAGGTCGCCCTGGGAGCCCGGGGGCGGGGCCTGGCCGGGCGGGAGTCGACCATCGACGCCCTCCAGGGGGCGGTGGAGACGCCGTATCTCCAGCTGGTCATGCGCCGGCTGTGGGACACCGAGCGGGCCAGGGGCTCGCGCCGGCTCCGCCTGGCCACCCTCCAGGACGACCTGGGGGGCGCCGCCCACATCGTCCGCACCCATCTGGACGACTCGATGCGCAGCCTGGCCCCGGCCGAGCAGGGGATCGCCGCCGGCGCCTTCCAGTACCTGGTCACGCCGTCGGGGACCAAGTTCGCCCACCTGCTGCCGGACCTCAGCGGCTTCACCGGCACCAGCGAGGAGGCGCTCGCCCCGGTGATGGAGAAGCTGACCGCCACCCGCATCCTCCGCCAGGTCCCGGCGCCGGGCCACCAGGACAACGTCCTCTGCTTCGAGATCTTCCACGACGTCCTCGCCCCGGCCATCCTCGACTGGCGCACCCGCTACGTGCAGGCCGAAGAGCGGGCCAAGGCCCGCGAGGAGCTGGAGCGGCAGCTCCGCGAGCAGCAGGCCGAGTCCGACCGCCTGCGCGAGCAGCGCCGGCGCGAGGAGCAGCAGGCCCGCCTGGCCCTCTCCAACGAGCTCGCCGCCATCGCCAACCAGCAGCTCAGCGTCGACCCGGAGCTGTCGGTGCTGCTCGCCGTCGAGGCCCTCGAGCGGAGCGCCACCCCGCTGGCCAAGGACGCGCTGCGCCAGTCGCTGCTGGAGAGCCGGGTCCGGCAGGTCCTGCGCGGGCACGCCGGCGACGTCAGCCGGGCCGGCTTCAGCCCCGACGGGCGCCTGGTCGTGACGGCCAGCCAGGACACGAGCGCCCGGATCTGGGACGTGGACACCGGCCGCGAGCTGGCGGCGCTGCGCGGCCACGACGACTGGGTGTGGCGGGCCAGCTTCAGCCCCGACGGCCGCCGCATCGTGACCGCCAGCAAGGACGGGACGGCCCGGCTGTGGGACGCCGCCAGCGGCCGCGAGCTGGCCGTGCTGGCCCACGAGGCCGACGAGGACAAGGGCGTGTGGACGGCGTCGTTCGCCGCCGACGGCACCAGGATCGTCACCGCCGGCGACGACGGCACGGCCCGGTTGTGGGACGGCCGCACCGGCGTGCCCGTCCGGGTCCTGGAAGGCCACCGCAGCGGCGTCCGCGACGCCAGGTTCACGCCCGACGGCCGCCGGGTCATCACCGGCGGGATGGACGGCGACGCCCGCCTGTGGGACGTCGGCACCGGCTCGTCCGGGGTCCTCCGCGGGCACGGCGCCGTCATCTGGGGGATCTCGATCAGCCCCGACGGGCGGCTGGCCGCGACGGCCAGCCAGGACGGGACGGCGCGGGTCTGGGAGCTGGCCACGGGGCGGCTGGTGGCCGTCCTGGAGGGCCACGACGACGAGGTCTGGTCGGCCGAGTTCAGCCCCGACAGCCGCCTCCTGGTCACGGCCAGCTTCGACCGGACGGCCCGGATCTGGGACATCGCGGCCGGGCGGACCCAGGTCGAGCTGCGCGGCCACACCCACTCGGTCTACAGCGCCTGCTTCAGCCCCGACGGCCGCTGGGTGCTCACCGGCAGCCTCGACGGCACGGCCAGGGTGCAGGAGGCCGACACCGGCCAGACCGTGAGCTCGCTGCGGGGCCACACCCGCGGGGTCAACTTCGCCGGCTTCAGCTCGGACGGGATGCGGGTCGTGACCACCAGCCAGGACGCGACCGCGCGCTACTGGGACGCCAGCGCCGGGCAGTCGTCGCGCGAGTTCCGCGGCCACAGCCGGGCCGTGACCAACGTCGCCTTCAGCCCGGACAGCCACCGGCTGGCCACCGCCGGCGGCGACAAGCAGGTGGGGATCTGGAACGTGACCACCGGCCGCCTGGAGCGGTTCCTCACCGGCCACGACCGCGAGGTCAGCGGGGCCGTGTTCAGCCCCGACGGCCGCCGCATCGCCACCGGGAGCTGGGACGGGACCGGCGCCGTCCGCGACGCCGGCAGCGGTCAGGTCCTGGCCCGGCTCAAAGGCCACCACCGCGAGATCACGGCGATCGCCTTCAGCCCCGACGGCGCCAGGGTGGTGACGGCCAGCCGCGACCGGACGGCGCGGATCTGGGAGGCCGAGACGGGGCGGCAGCTGTTCGCCCTCTCCGGGCACGAGGCCGCGGTCAAGAGCGTCGCCTGGAGCCCCGACGGCCGCCTCATCGCCACCGCCAGCAACGACACCACGGCCAAGGTGTGGGACGCGGCCACGGGCCGGCTCCGGGCCGAGCTGGTCGGGCACCAGGAGCCGCTGTGGTCGATCGGGTTCAGCCCCGACGGGGCCTCGGTGCTCACGGCCAGCGAGGACCGCACGGCCCGGATCTGGGACTTCGCCAACGCCAAGGTGACCACCGAGCTGCGCGGCCACACCGGCAAGGTCTACGGGGCCGCCTTCCACCCCGACGGCACCCGGGTGATCACCTCCAGCGAGGACCGGACGGCCTATGTCTGGGACACCGACACCGGCCGGCCGCTGCTGGAGCTGCGCGGCCACGCCGGGGCGGTCAACGCGGCCGCCTTCAGCCCCGACGGCCAGCTGGTGGCGACCGGCGGCGACGACGGCGCCGCCCGCGTCTACCGCATCACCGTGCGCGCGTCCGTTGAGGACCTGCTGGTGCGGGCCCGGGAGCGCGTGACCAGGGAGCTCACGCCCGAGGAGCGGGTAAAGTACCTGCGAGAGGGGGACGGAGCCGCCGACGTCGCCCAGGCCCCGGAGATCATCTCGCTATGACCACCTGGAGGGCCCGCCGTCGCAGGGTGCTGGACTGGCTGGCCGACGACGAGCACGGGCTCCCGGCCCTTGAGGCGTACGCCATCGCCGCCCTGGCCTTCGGGGCGATCGTCTTCGGCATCGTCACCGACCTGCCCCCCGGGCTGTACCAGGCGGCCACCCTGGCCTGTCTCGGCTTCCTGGTCCTGTCGACCGTCCGGCAGCGGGCCGCCCAGGGGTTCACCATCGCCGACGTGCTGCGCGACCGCGACAGCTACGAGAGCTTCGCCCGCCTCCTCGACGGCGCCTCGGAGCTGTGCTTCTACGCCCCCAGCGGGGTCAACGTGCTGCCCCAGCACCTGCCCGACGTCAAGCGCTGGGTCCAGGGCGGCGGCCGGGCCCGGT
This region of Actinomycetota bacterium genomic DNA includes:
- a CDS encoding SIR2 family protein; its protein translation is MAREIGAGRVVPFLGAGANLCGRPEELTWRPGQFDWLPSGKELSNYLARMFEYEGRNEDDLVRVSQYVTLTVGAWPLYEELRRLFDGDYPPTTLHRFLAETPGILRGQGSPRPYQLIVTTNYDDVLERAFRDIDEPFDLVTYDAEGQQRGKFTHHRHDGPATTIYEPNTYFDLTTDERTVILKIHGAVDRADQSRDSYVITEDHYIDYLARTDVSKLFPVTLVEKLRRSHCLFLGYSLRDWNLRVILNRIWGDETLRSKSWAIQLNPDPVDEGLWRSRDVMIMDVQLEEYIEGVRAALLTPAGREGV
- a CDS encoding glycosyltransferase translates to MARTVFVNAGPWLPVPPSGYGGVETMLAYLIPELRRRGLRVVLGTVGDSRIEVDERVHRFQEGRHRHIAEPYHDAVHVTHGHMDRMLDVIRDMPEIDVVHDFLEVVGPSMLAGLGPAGPPVLHTLQWDLTGHGDYYEEFDGHGRVLFNGISDPQMRAAPERLLKQSLEVVHNGIDVDDVEYRPVKGDYVITLARFTPDKGQDVAARVCAELGLTLRMAGTVGGISTRELLGKELRDDPDSPLHHYRDVQWYRQLERDFPGAEWVGNLGGDAKREFVAGARALLMPIRWEEPFGMAVIEALASGTPVVAMRRGAMPVLIEHGHNGFLADDERAFKHYLGRVGEIRPEDCRRSVAERFSAAEMADRYVARYEEVLERAG
- a CDS encoding WD40 repeat domain-containing protein; this translates as MGPVAPGALIPYKGLSPYAEADARFFFGRENSQRIIRANLLAYPLTVLYGATGVGKSSVLRAGVLHQLHQEAVENTRHLGQPELAAAIVSNWRDEPVATIHRSVREHLADLYPDALRPDDPPGLRDALKGWAERVGGPILVILDQFEEYFLYRASEEGPATFAEQFPLIVNDRDVLANFLVAIREDALAWLDRFKRRLPNLLDNYIRIRHLDKESATRAIVGPVDAWNRLQPEAERVELETELVPALLDDLKFGQVALGARGRGLAGRESTIDALQGAVETPYLQLVMRRLWDTERARGSRRLRLATLQDDLGGAAHIVRTHLDDSMRSLAPAEQGIAAGAFQYLVTPSGTKFAHLLPDLSGFTGTSEEALAPVMEKLTATRILRQVPAPGHQDNVLCFEIFHDVLAPAILDWRTRYVQAEERAKAREELERQLREQQAESDRLREQRRREEQQARLALSNELAAIANQQLSVDPELSVLLAVEALERSATPLAKDALRQSLLESRVRQVLRGHAGDVSRAGFSPDGRLVVTASQDTSARIWDVDTGRELAALRGHDDWVWRASFSPDGRRIVTASKDGTARLWDAASGRELAVLAHEADEDKGVWTASFAADGTRIVTAGDDGTARLWDGRTGVPVRVLEGHRSGVRDARFTPDGRRVITGGMDGDARLWDVGTGSSGVLRGHGAVIWGISISPDGRLAATASQDGTARVWELATGRLVAVLEGHDDEVWSAEFSPDSRLLVTASFDRTARIWDIAAGRTQVELRGHTHSVYSACFSPDGRWVLTGSLDGTARVQEADTGQTVSSLRGHTRGVNFAGFSSDGMRVVTTSQDATARYWDASAGQSSREFRGHSRAVTNVAFSPDSHRLATAGGDKQVGIWNVTTGRLERFLTGHDREVSGAVFSPDGRRIATGSWDGTGAVRDAGSGQVLARLKGHHREITAIAFSPDGARVVTASRDRTARIWEAETGRQLFALSGHEAAVKSVAWSPDGRLIATASNDTTAKVWDAATGRLRAELVGHQEPLWSIGFSPDGASVLTASEDRTARIWDFANAKVTTELRGHTGKVYGAAFHPDGTRVITSSEDRTAYVWDTDTGRPLLELRGHAGAVNAAAFSPDGQLVATGGDDGAARVYRITVRASVEDLLVRARERVTRELTPEERVKYLREGDGAADVAQAPEIISL